The proteins below come from a single Serratia ficaria genomic window:
- a CDS encoding YceK/YidQ family lipoprotein — translation MTLSGCGSIISRTVPGAGHGHQYYPGVQWDLRDTPWRYITVIDVPLSMVVDTFMLPFDAQHGPYE, via the coding sequence ATGACCTTGTCCGGCTGCGGCAGCATCATCAGCCGTACCGTGCCCGGCGCCGGGCACGGCCATCAATATTATCCCGGCGTACAGTGGGATCTGCGCGATACGCCGTGGCGTTATATCACGGTGATAGACGTGCCGCTGTCGATGGTGGTGGATACCTTTATGCTGCCGTTCGACGCGCAGCATGGCCCGTATGAATAA
- a CDS encoding MysB family protein — translation MSLYATLEEAIEAAREDFIDTAEGGNGDEPPVPQQFNLQKYVMLDGDIMWQAEFFEEEGEAVECLTLRSGAAAQAIFDGDYDEVEITAEWIDENTLYEWEEGDFLLEPPPDTEEGQAAADEWDER, via the coding sequence ATGAGCCTGTATGCAACCCTGGAAGAAGCCATCGAAGCAGCGCGCGAAGACTTTATCGATACCGCCGAAGGCGGCAATGGCGACGAGCCGCCGGTGCCGCAACAGTTCAACCTGCAGAAATACGTGATGCTGGATGGCGACATCATGTGGCAGGCGGAATTCTTCGAAGAGGAAGGCGAGGCGGTCGAGTGCCTGACGCTGCGCAGCGGCGCGGCCGCTCAGGCGATTTTTGACGGCGATTACGACGAGGTGGAAATCACCGCCGAATGGATCGATGAAAACACCCTGTACGAATGGGAAGAAGGCGATTTCCTGCTCGAACCGCCGCCGGACACCGAAGAGGGTCAGGCGGCCGCCGACGAGTGGGATGAGCGCTGA
- the leuA gene encoding 2-isopropylmalate synthase produces the protein MLIDPSGKYRPFPPVALADRQWPGRTLQQAPRWCSSDLRDGNQALAEPMDNARKRQFYRLLLQCGFKEIEVAFPSASQTDFDFVRGLIDEQLIPHDVSIQVLTQSRDDLIDRTFEALQGVPRAIVHLYNATAPMFRDIVFRQDKAATVALAVNGARRIRRLCEQQPETAWTFEYSPETFCFTELEFALEICEAVADVWQPGPQRPMIINLPATVEVSTPNVYADQIEWFCRHFSQRAQVTISVHPHNDRGTGVACAELALLAGADRVEGCLFGNGERTGNVDLVTLALNLYTQGVAPGLDFSRLKQVVEVVEQCNQLPVHPRHPYAGELVFTAFSGSHQDAIKKGFIAQQQRQDGLWQVPYLPLDPADVGCSYEAVIRVNSQSGKSGAAWLLEQNHGLSLPRGLQIDFSKRVQQATDGSGKEMTSAQAWRLFRDSYGLVDLPRLQLLSYQTESHGVEAYSFSARVLWQGEQLRLLGAGNGLLSSAVDALRQRFGLSLAIEDYHEHTLGHQSSSRAVAYIRCTLAHGEAAYGVGIDVDSASASLQALFNVAGRYLGASC, from the coding sequence ATGTTAATCGACCCTTCAGGCAAATATCGTCCCTTCCCGCCGGTGGCGTTGGCCGATCGGCAATGGCCGGGGCGCACCCTGCAGCAGGCGCCGCGCTGGTGTTCCAGCGATCTGCGCGACGGCAATCAGGCGCTGGCGGAGCCGATGGATAACGCCCGCAAACGCCAGTTTTATCGGCTGCTGCTGCAGTGCGGTTTTAAAGAGATTGAAGTGGCTTTTCCCTCGGCGTCGCAGACGGATTTCGATTTTGTGCGCGGGCTGATCGACGAACAGCTGATCCCGCACGACGTCAGCATTCAGGTGCTGACCCAGTCGCGGGACGATCTGATCGACCGCACCTTTGAGGCGCTGCAGGGCGTTCCGCGCGCCATCGTGCATTTGTATAACGCCACCGCCCCGATGTTTCGCGACATCGTGTTTCGCCAGGACAAGGCCGCCACCGTGGCGCTGGCGGTAAACGGCGCGCGGCGCATTCGCCGCCTGTGCGAACAGCAGCCGGAAACGGCCTGGACCTTTGAATATTCGCCGGAAACCTTCTGTTTTACCGAACTGGAGTTCGCGCTGGAAATTTGCGAAGCGGTGGCCGACGTCTGGCAGCCCGGCCCGCAGCGGCCGATGATCATCAACCTGCCGGCGACGGTGGAGGTCAGCACGCCCAACGTTTACGCCGATCAGATTGAATGGTTTTGCCGTCATTTCAGCCAGCGCGCGCAGGTGACAATCAGTGTGCATCCGCATAACGACCGCGGCACCGGGGTGGCCTGCGCCGAGCTGGCGCTGCTGGCGGGCGCCGACCGGGTGGAAGGCTGTCTGTTCGGCAACGGCGAGCGCACCGGCAACGTCGATTTGGTGACCTTGGCGCTCAATCTGTATACCCAGGGCGTGGCGCCGGGGCTGGATTTCAGCCGCTTAAAACAGGTGGTGGAGGTGGTGGAGCAATGCAATCAGCTGCCGGTGCATCCACGGCATCCCTATGCCGGTGAGCTGGTATTCACCGCGTTCTCCGGTTCTCACCAGGATGCGATCAAGAAAGGCTTCATCGCGCAGCAACAGCGGCAGGACGGGCTGTGGCAGGTGCCTTATCTGCCGCTCGATCCCGCCGACGTCGGCTGCAGCTATGAGGCGGTGATCCGGGTCAACAGCCAGTCCGGCAAAAGCGGCGCCGCCTGGTTGCTGGAGCAGAATCATGGGTTGTCGTTGCCGCGCGGGCTGCAAATCGATTTCAGCAAGCGGGTGCAACAGGCCACCGACGGCAGCGGCAAAGAGATGACCTCCGCGCAAGCATGGCGACTGTTTCGCGACAGCTATGGCCTGGTGGACCTGCCGCGGCTGCAGCTGCTGAGCTATCAAACGGAAAGCCACGGCGTCGAGGCTTACAGCTTCAGCGCCCGGGTGTTGTGGCAGGGGGAACAATTGCGGCTGTTGGGCGCCGGCAACGGGCTGCTTTCCAGCGCGGTGGATGCGCTGCGCCAGCGGTTTGGCCTGAGCCTGGCGATAGAAGACTATCATGAACATACGCTGGGGCATCAGAGCAGCAGCCGTGCGGTGGCCTATATTCGCTGCACCCTGGCGCACGGCGAGGCGGCCTATGGCGTCGGCATCGACGTCGACTCCGCCAGCGCCTCGCTGCAGGCGCTGTTCAACGTCGCCGGTCGCTATCTTGGGGCATCTTGCTGA
- a CDS encoding AraC family transcriptional regulator: MLLFHDFLPADETIRPLAKDYLHGDFEPDHYHNCAQLIHSLSGVVQVDTRLGSWVVPPGRGVWLPAQMVHSLRITGKVAARTLFIDPLARADLPAQCQVVQISPLLRELIISAMDIAPGYPPGGRDERVMELILDELRVLPILPLHLPEPRDAPLLALCRHMQQTLAQPWELEQAAAHLNVSGRTLSRRFQRETGLRFGDWVRRARLLAALNALAAGHSVLEVALDLGYDSPSAFSAMFRRMLGVAPSEYFSKMPQDSDRRR; encoded by the coding sequence ATGTTGCTGTTTCACGATTTCCTGCCGGCCGACGAAACGATCAGGCCGCTGGCCAAGGACTACCTGCACGGTGATTTCGAACCCGACCACTATCACAACTGCGCGCAGCTGATCCACAGCCTCAGCGGCGTGGTGCAGGTCGATACCCGGCTGGGCAGCTGGGTGGTCCCGCCCGGGCGCGGCGTCTGGCTGCCGGCCCAAATGGTGCACAGCCTGCGCATCACCGGCAAGGTGGCGGCCAGAACGCTGTTTATCGATCCGCTGGCGCGCGCCGATCTGCCCGCGCAGTGTCAGGTGGTGCAAATCTCACCGCTGCTGCGCGAGCTGATTATCAGTGCGATGGACATTGCGCCGGGCTATCCGCCGGGCGGCCGCGATGAGCGGGTGATGGAACTGATCCTGGATGAGCTGCGGGTGTTGCCCATTCTGCCGCTGCATTTGCCGGAGCCGCGCGATGCGCCCCTGCTGGCGCTGTGCCGCCATATGCAGCAAACGCTGGCGCAGCCCTGGGAGCTGGAACAGGCGGCCGCTCATCTCAACGTTAGCGGTCGCACCCTGTCGCGCCGCTTTCAGCGCGAAACCGGCCTGCGTTTTGGCGACTGGGTGCGCCGCGCCCGCCTGCTGGCGGCGCTGAACGCGCTGGCGGCCGGGCATTCGGTGCTGGAAGTGGCGCTGGATCTCGGCTACGACAGCCCCAGCGCTTTCAGCGCCATGTTTCGCCGCATGCTGGGCGTAGCGCCCAGCGAATATTTCAGCAAGATGCCCCAAGATAGCGACCGGCGACGTTGA
- a CDS encoding peptide MFS transporter produces the protein MQSSVNKQESRTFFGHPYPLGSLFFTEMWERFSFYGIRPLLILFMAATVYDGGMGLARENASAIVGIFAGSMYLAALPGGWLADNWLGQRKAVWYGSILIALGHLSIALSAVMGNNLFFIGLMFIVLGSGLFKTCISVMVGTLYKKGDARRDGGFSLFYMGINMGSFIAPLISGWLIKSHGWHWGFGIGGIGMLVALVIFRVFAVPAMKRYDREVGLDSTWNSPVAKKNGVGAWLLALALGVAVIITLIAQGVIVINPVEVASALVYVIAASVTLYFIYLFVFAGLSRKERARLLVCFILLVSAAFFWSAFEQKPTSFNLFANDYTNRMIGGFEIPAVWFQSINALFIILLAPVFSWAWPALARNKVRLSSITKFVIGILFAAAGFGLMMLAAQNVLSNGGAGVSPLWLVGSILMLTLGELCLSPIGLATMTLLAPERMRGQMMGLWFCASALGNLAAGLIGGHVKADQLDMLPDLFARCSIALLICAAVLIVLIVPVRRMLANTQTKSEQKPLTSA, from the coding sequence ATGCAATCCTCTGTTAACAAACAAGAAAGCCGGACCTTCTTCGGCCACCCCTATCCGCTTGGCTCGCTGTTTTTCACCGAAATGTGGGAGCGATTCTCGTTTTACGGCATTCGGCCGTTACTGATCCTGTTTATGGCGGCCACCGTCTATGACGGCGGCATGGGGCTGGCGCGCGAAAACGCCTCGGCGATCGTCGGCATCTTCGCCGGCAGCATGTACCTGGCCGCGCTGCCGGGCGGCTGGCTGGCGGATAACTGGCTCGGCCAGCGCAAGGCGGTGTGGTACGGTTCGATTCTGATCGCCCTCGGCCACCTGTCCATCGCCCTCTCCGCCGTGATGGGCAACAACCTGTTCTTTATCGGCCTGATGTTCATCGTGCTCGGCTCCGGCCTGTTCAAGACCTGCATCTCGGTGATGGTCGGCACCCTGTACAAAAAAGGCGATGCGCGCCGTGACGGCGGCTTCTCGCTGTTCTACATGGGCATCAACATGGGCTCGTTCATTGCGCCGTTGATTTCCGGCTGGCTGATTAAATCGCACGGCTGGCACTGGGGCTTCGGCATCGGCGGCATCGGAATGCTGGTGGCGCTGGTGATCTTCCGCGTATTCGCGGTGCCGGCGATGAAACGCTACGATCGCGAAGTGGGCCTGGACTCCACCTGGAACAGCCCGGTCGCCAAGAAAAACGGCGTTGGCGCCTGGCTGCTGGCGCTGGCGCTGGGCGTGGCGGTGATAATCACCCTGATCGCACAGGGCGTGATCGTCATCAACCCGGTCGAGGTCGCCAGCGCGCTGGTGTACGTGATCGCGGCGTCGGTCACCCTGTACTTCATCTACCTGTTCGTGTTCGCCGGCCTGAGCCGCAAGGAGCGCGCGCGTTTGCTGGTGTGCTTCATCCTGCTGGTTTCCGCCGCCTTCTTCTGGTCGGCGTTTGAGCAGAAACCGACCTCGTTCAACCTGTTTGCCAACGACTATACCAACCGCATGATCGGTGGCTTCGAGATCCCGGCGGTCTGGTTCCAGTCGATCAACGCCCTGTTCATCATCCTGCTGGCGCCGGTATTCAGCTGGGCATGGCCGGCGCTGGCGCGCAACAAGGTGCGCCTGAGTAGCATCACCAAATTCGTGATCGGCATTCTGTTCGCCGCCGCCGGCTTCGGCCTGATGATGCTGGCCGCGCAGAACGTGCTGAGCAACGGCGGCGCCGGCGTATCGCCGCTGTGGCTGGTCGGCAGCATTCTGATGCTGACGCTGGGTGAGCTCTGCCTGAGCCCGATAGGCCTGGCCACCATGACCCTGCTGGCGCCGGAAAGAATGCGCGGCCAGATGATGGGCCTGTGGTTCTGCGCCAGCGCGCTGGGCAACCTGGCGGCCGGCCTGATCGGCGGGCACGTCAAGGCCGACCAGTTGGACATGCTGCCGGACCTGTTCGCCCGCTGCTCAATTGCGCTGTTAATCTGCGCCGCCGTGCTGATCGTCCTGATCGTGCCGGTGCGCCGCATGCTGGCCAATACCCAGACCAAGAGCGAGCAGAAACCGCTCACCAGCGCCTGA
- the mdtG gene encoding multidrug efflux MFS transporter MdtG, translating to MAPASEPVNWKRNLFVTWLGCFLTGAAFSLIMPFLPLYVEALGVTGHQALNMWSGLVFSITFLFSAIASPFWGGLADRRGRKLMLLRSALGMAIVMALMGMAQNIWQFLALRAVLGLLGGFIPNANALIATQVPRNRSGWALGTLSTGGVSGALIGPLIGGLLADQYGLRPVFYITAAVLFACFVLTLLCVKEQFTPVQKKDMLHARQVFASLKSPKLILSLFVTTMIIQVATGSIAPILTLYVRDLAGDTHNLAFISGLIASVPGVAALMSAPRLGKLGDRIGPERILVFMLIVSVLLLIPMAFVQTPWQLGVLRFLLGAADGALLPAVQTLLIYNCTNQVAGRIFSYNQSFRDVGNVSGPLLGAAVSASYGFRAVFCVTALVVLFNAVYSWWCLQRRPARMREDTLQEER from the coding sequence ATGGCTCCGGCGTCAGAACCTGTTAACTGGAAACGTAACCTTTTCGTCACCTGGCTGGGGTGTTTCCTCACCGGTGCGGCCTTCAGCCTGATCATGCCGTTCCTGCCGCTGTACGTAGAGGCGCTGGGCGTTACCGGCCATCAGGCGCTGAACATGTGGTCCGGGCTGGTATTCAGCATCACCTTCCTGTTCTCGGCGATCGCCTCGCCCTTCTGGGGCGGCCTGGCGGATCGGCGCGGGCGCAAACTGATGCTGCTGCGTTCGGCGCTGGGCATGGCCATCGTGATGGCGCTGATGGGCATGGCGCAGAATATCTGGCAGTTTCTCGCCCTGCGCGCCGTATTGGGGCTGCTCGGCGGTTTTATCCCCAACGCCAACGCGCTGATCGCCACCCAGGTGCCGCGCAATCGCAGCGGTTGGGCGCTGGGTACCCTGTCCACCGGCGGCGTCAGCGGCGCGCTGATTGGCCCGCTGATCGGCGGGCTGTTGGCCGACCAGTACGGCCTGCGGCCGGTGTTCTATATCACCGCCGCCGTGTTGTTCGCCTGCTTTGTGCTGACGCTGCTGTGCGTTAAAGAGCAATTCACCCCGGTACAGAAAAAAGACATGCTGCACGCGCGGCAGGTCTTCGCGTCGCTGAAAAGCCCAAAGCTGATCCTCAGCCTGTTCGTCACCACCATGATTATCCAGGTCGCCACCGGTTCGATCGCGCCAATCCTGACGCTGTATGTGCGTGACCTGGCCGGCGACACCCACAATCTGGCGTTTATCAGCGGCCTGATCGCGTCGGTGCCCGGCGTCGCGGCGCTGATGAGCGCCCCCCGGTTGGGCAAATTGGGCGACCGCATCGGGCCCGAGCGGATCCTGGTGTTCATGCTGATCGTATCGGTGCTGCTGCTGATCCCGATGGCCTTTGTCCAGACCCCATGGCAGCTGGGCGTGCTGCGTTTCCTGCTGGGCGCCGCCGATGGCGCGTTGCTGCCGGCGGTGCAGACGCTGCTGATTTACAACTGCACCAATCAGGTGGCCGGGCGCATCTTCAGCTATAACCAGTCGTTCCGCGACGTGGGCAACGTCAGCGGCCCGTTGCTCGGCGCGGCGGTCTCCGCCAGCTACGGCTTCCGTGCGGTATTTTGCGTCACCGCGCTGGTGGTGTTGTTCAACGCCGTTTATTCGTGGTGGTGCCTGCAGCGCCGGCCGGCGCGGATGCGTGAAGACACCCTGCAGGAAGAGCGATAG
- a CDS encoding YciI family protein: MYIVNLTYHRPIGEVDSHLDGHIAWLKKYFQDGTFVASGRKNPRTGGVILAKGIERARLDAILAEDPFNAVAHYDVTDFSATTTAAGFEALAGL, encoded by the coding sequence ATGTACATTGTAAACCTGACCTATCACCGCCCTATCGGCGAAGTCGACAGCCATCTCGACGGGCACATCGCCTGGCTGAAGAAATACTTCCAGGACGGCACCTTCGTCGCCTCCGGCCGCAAGAACCCGCGCACCGGCGGCGTGATCCTGGCCAAAGGCATTGAGCGTGCGCGGCTGGACGCCATTCTGGCCGAGGATCCGTTTAACGCCGTCGCGCATTACGACGTGACGGACTTCAGCGCCACCACCACCGCCGCCGGGTTCGAAGCCCTGGCCGGATTATAA